In the Bacteroidia bacterium genome, CTTGCCAAGTATTAGCAATGCAAAAGGGCTGCACTATTGTGTTAAAAGATACAATAACCACACTTATATTTTCTGATGGTACTGTGTATTTTTCAGACAATGGATGCCCAGGAATGGCAAAAGGAGGCACAGGAGATGTTTTAACAGGAATATTAACCAGCCTTTTAGCGCAGCCTTACCTTACAAAAAGCGCAGTAATCGTAGGGGTTTATGCACATAGTATAGCAGCTCAAAAAGCTTTGTGTAATTATTCTAACACTGCTCTCATGCCTTCGGATATAATAAACAATCTGTTTTCAGGATAATACTGCAGTTAGAGGTTGTACAAAGCACACATTTAACAATCAAATTACTCTACTTTCATATTTGATTCACACAAAAAAATTAGGTTTGAAAAGAAGATATAAAGAGAAGGTATGAGAGCACTGTTACTTTGCTTATGTTTCTGTATAGGCAAATGCTTTGGTCAGACTACGATAGAGATTAGCGGTTCGCAATTTATGAAACCTATCGTAGAAAAGCTTATTGAAAAATACCAACAAAAAAACAAGAATGTCAATTTTTCCTTAAATATGAAAGGTTCAGATATGGGTCTGAAAGCCCTCACCGCCAATATAACCGACATTTGTGCTTCTACCAAAGTAATGACAGGCAAAGAGTTGGAAAGATTTAAGGCTGATAACTACGGTCAACCTCCTGTTATGCTTCCCATAGGTAAAAATGCTATTGCGATACTAGTCAATAAGAATAATAAAATTAAGGAGATGAGTTTTGAGCAATTAGCAGGAATTTATACAGGCAAAATTACTAACTGGAAAGAACTAGGTATGGCAGACATGCCGATAAAAGTACTTTCTTATCCGAATAGTAGTGGTGTATATCCTTATTTTAGAACTAAAG is a window encoding:
- a CDS encoding phosphate ABC transporter substrate-binding protein, producing MRALLLCLCFCIGKCFGQTTIEISGSQFMKPIVEKLIEKYQQKNKNVNFSLNMKGSDMGLKALTANITDICASTKVMTGKELERFKADNYGQPPVMLPIGKNAIAILVNKNNKIKEMSFEQLAGIYTGKITNWKELGMADMPIKVLSYPNSSGVYPYFRTKVLNGEDYREDLIIVPNTPEMLDSIKANPGAIGYADVFHAQKIDAVNFQKYIRIVAIRSNEQYVALLPEETHILSNQYPIVTTMYFITRKPPEGEVKKFMDWVIGPEGQAVLKKHGYYPLY